CCTCGGTCTGCTCCTTGGCCCAGCGGTAGTCCGGCTTACCGGCGGGCGAACGCTTCACCTCGTCGACAAACCACAGACTGCGCGGCACTTTGTAGCCCGCGATCTCGGAGCGCACGAACGAGTCCAACTCGGCCAACGACGGCCGACAACCCGGCCGGGCCTGCACCACGGCGGCCACCTGCTGGCCGTAACGCGGATCGGGCACCCCGACCACCAGAGCGTCGAACACGTCGGGATGCCCCTTCAAAGCGGCCTCGACCTCTTCGGGGTAGACCTTCTCGCCGCCGCTGTTGATCGACACCGAGCCACGACCCAGCATGGTGACCGTGC
Above is a window of Mycobacterium tuberculosis H37Rv DNA encoding:
- the fadD18 gene encoding fatty-acid--CoA ligase FadD18 translates to MAASLSENLSCHSSNMCRLSGNAATNLERPGEEPPGDRCTRRQAVRPARTLAKKGNIPVGYYKDEKKTAETFRTINGVRYAIPGDYAQVEEDGTVTMLGRGSVSINSGGEKVYPEEVEAALKGHPDVFDALVVGVPDPRYGQQVAAVVQARPGCRPSLAELDSFVRSEIAGYKVPRSLWFVDEVKRSPAGKPDYRWAKEQTEARPADDVHAGHVTSGS